A DNA window from Halomicrobium mukohataei DSM 12286 contains the following coding sequences:
- a CDS encoding halocyanin domain-containing protein: MTDADVTRRRLLQGAAGLTVAAAARPAVAQSDGPDFGGWFDNVGNYDGVVDETGSDEVTISVGADANGGAFGFDPAAVEVSPGTTVVWEWTGSGGSHNVVAEDGTFESELTKESGHTFEYTFEETGTYEYACTPHRSMGMKGAVVVSEGGGSGTETAQSEESGGSDPDFGSWFDNVGNYDGVVDETGSDEVTVSVGADANGGAFGFDPAAVEVSPGTTVVWEWTGSGGSHNVVAEDGTFESELTKESGFTFEYTFEEAGTYEYACTPHRSMGMKGAVVVSEAGSGASGDGGGGESGGNSGGDPFSPGASALGISLLIAFLSPLGLAAFLRRRGADEPGSGGRPRSGD, encoded by the coding sequence ATGACCGACGCCGACGTGACTCGCCGACGCCTGCTACAGGGCGCGGCCGGGCTCACCGTCGCGGCCGCCGCCCGTCCCGCGGTCGCGCAGTCCGACGGGCCTGACTTCGGGGGCTGGTTCGACAACGTGGGCAACTACGACGGCGTGGTCGACGAGACTGGCAGCGACGAAGTGACGATCTCCGTCGGTGCAGACGCTAACGGCGGTGCCTTCGGATTCGATCCGGCAGCCGTCGAGGTGTCGCCGGGAACGACGGTCGTCTGGGAGTGGACCGGTAGCGGCGGCTCGCACAACGTCGTCGCGGAAGACGGTACGTTCGAGAGCGAACTCACCAAGGAGAGCGGCCACACCTTCGAGTACACGTTCGAGGAAACGGGCACCTACGAGTACGCCTGTACGCCCCATCGCTCGATGGGGATGAAGGGTGCCGTCGTGGTCAGCGAGGGCGGCGGCTCTGGGACCGAGACGGCCCAGAGCGAGGAGAGCGGCGGATCGGATCCGGACTTCGGGAGCTGGTTCGACAACGTGGGCAACTACGACGGCGTGGTCGACGAGACCGGCAGCGACGAAGTGACGGTCTCCGTCGGTGCAGACGCTAACGGCGGTGCCTTCGGATTCGATCCGGCGGCCGTCGAGGTGTCGCCGGGGACGACGGTCGTCTGGGAGTGGACCGGTAGCGGCGGCTCGCACAACGTCGTCGCGGAAGACGGTACGTTTGAAAGCGAACTCACGAAAGAGAGCGGTTTCACGTTCGAGTACACGTTCGAGGAAGCGGGCACCTACGAGTACGCCTGTACGCCCCACCGCTCGATGGGGATGAAGGGTGCCGTCGTCGTCTCGGAGGCCGGTTCCGGTGCCAGCGGCGACGGAGGCGGTGGCGAAAGCGGCGGTAACTCGGGTGGCGATCCGTTCTCACCGGGTGCCAGCGCGCTCGGCATCTCACTGCTGATCGCGTTCCTCTCCCCGCTCGGACTGGCCGCGTTCCTCCGACGACGGGGAGCGGACGAGCCGGGCTCCGGCGGTCGCCCACGCTCTGGCGACTGA